In a genomic window of Zingiber officinale cultivar Zhangliang chromosome 9B, Zo_v1.1, whole genome shotgun sequence:
- the LOC122023508 gene encoding receptor-like protein kinase HSL1 produces MAVLGGATAVVVVVWLQFFCFCSSLNHEGGLLLDAKTGLEDPSNELSNWDAGDATPCHWTGVACSGDTVTAVDLANLGLVGPFPAALCRLPNLAFLSLSYNYINSSLSDSALAPCAALAHLDLSQNVLVGRLPDALAALPSLAYLDLSGNNFSGEIPLSFGLFPRIRALSLVANLLTGGIPAFLGNLTALRQLNLSYNPFSAGRIPPALGDLASLEVLWLAGCGLEGEIPPSLGRLSNLTDLDLSSNALSGGIPATFANLSSVVQIELYHNSLSGPIPLGFGNLRSLVRFDASMNRLDGPLPDDIFDGPRLESAHVYSNRLTGRIPSGIARSTSLVEARLFDNRLNGSLPPDLGERSPLMLLDLSDNSLSGEIPASICHRGVLEQLLLMDNMFSGSLPDGLSRCRTLTRVRLRNNRLSGELPAGFWGLPHLWLLELRGNSFSGRISPLIAQGANLSNILIDDNQFAGSIPSEMVSLSKLYEFSAANNMLSGSLPASLADLRELGKLDLHHNLISGELPRGIQWSKLSELNLADNAFTGGIPPEFGELAVLNYLDLSGNLLTGEIPIQLQNLKLNEFNFSNNHLSGPLPPLFALEADRNSFLGNPGLCKASSGLCPVSYGRRYSHSFIWLLRGIFISASLIFVIGIAWFSWRYHKYTKENLAFDKSKWSLTSFHKLGFSEYEILNCLDEDNVIGSGGSGKVYKVILSNGEIAAVKKLWGSSKKDLENVNQPIDDGFEAEVATLGKIRHKNIVKLWCCCSHRDCKLLVYEYMPNGSLGDLLHSSKGGMLDWPMRYKIVLDAAEGLAYLHHDCMPPIVHRDVKSNNILLDGEYGAKVADFGVAKVMEMMEKEPKSMSRVAGSCGYIAPEYAYTLRVNETSDIYSFGVVILELVTGKPPIDPEFGEKDLVKWVSSTVSQKGIEYVIDPNLDSCHREGISKVLSIGLLCTSSLPINRPSMRKVVKMLQEVNAKNKPKIRKNGSKSSHCYLKDPIEFGSNA; encoded by the exons ATGGCAGTTCTTGGAGGTGCCactgctgttgttgttgttgtttggcTGCAGTTCTTCTGTTTCTGCTCGAGCTTGAACCACGAAGGCGGATTGCTTTTGGACGCCAAAACAGGGCTGGAAGACCCCTCCAATGAGCTGTCCAACTGGGACGCCGGCGACGCCACGCCCTGCCACTGGACCGGCGTCGCTTGCTCCGGGGACACCGTCACCGCCGTGGACCTCGCCAACCTCGGGCTCGTCGGGCCCTTTCCTGCCGCCCTCTGCCGCCTCCCTAACCTCGcgttcctctccctctcctacaACTACATCAACTCCTCCCTCTCCGATTCCGCCCTCGCCCCGTGCGCCGCCCTCGCGCATCTCGACCTCTCGCAGAACGTCCTCGTCGGCCGCCTCCCCGACGCCCTCGCGGCGCTTCCTTCGCTCGCCTACCTCGACCTCTCCGGAAACAATTTCTCCGGCGAGATTCCGCTGTCTTTCGGGCTGTTCCCGCGAATCCGAGCGCTGTCCCTCGTCGCCAACCTGCTTACTGGCGGCATCCCCGCCTTCCTCGGCAACCTGACCGCCCTCCGGCAGCTTAACCTCTCGTATAACCCCTTCTCGGCCGGCCGCATCCCGCCCGCCCTCGGCGATCTCGCGTCGCTGGAGGTGCTCTGGCTCGCCGGGTGCGGCCTCGAAGGCGAAATCCCTCCCTCCCTCGGCCGGCTCTCCAACCTCACCGACCTCGACCTCTCCAGCAACGCGCTCTCCGGCGGTATCCCCGCGACTTTCGCCAACCTCTCCAGCGTCGTCCAGATCGAGCTCTACCACAACTCGCTCTCCGGCCCCATTCCCCTAGGGTTTGGCAATCTCCGATCTCTGGTTCGGTTCGATGCGTCGATGAACCGGCTCGACGGGCCACTTCCGGACGACATCTTCGATGGCCCGCGGCTCGAGAGCGCCCACGTCTACTCCAACCGGCTCACCGGCCGAATCCCCTCGGGCATCGCCCGGTCCACGAGCCTGGTCGAGGCCCGGCTCTTCGACAACCGGCTCAACGGTTCGCTACCTCCCGACTTGGGAGAGAGGTCGCCCCTGATGCTTCTCGATCTCTCCGACAACTCGCTCTCCGGCGAGATCCCCGCCAGCATCTGCCACCGAGGTGTGCTAGAGCAGCTGCTCTTGATGGACAACATGTTCTCCGGTAGCCTTCCGGACGGCCTCAGCCGGTGCCGGACTCTCACCCGAGTCCGTCTTAGGAACAATCGACTCTCTGGTGAGCTTCCCGCCGGATTTTGGGGCTTGCCGCATCTTTGGCTACTAGAACTCAGAGGTAATTCCTTCTCCGGTCGGATATCTCCCCTCATCGCCCAAGGCGCGAACCTCTCCAACATCCTCATCGATGATAACCAGTTCGCCGGCAGCATCCCGTCAGAAATGGTATCTCTTTCGAAGCTGTACGAATTCTCTGCCGCCAACAACATGCTATCCGGGTCGCTGCCGGCGTCTCTTGCTGACCTGCGCGAGCTGGGTAAGCTCGACCTCCACCACAACCTCATTTCCGGAGAGCTGCCTCGAGGGATCCAGTGGAGTAAACTCAGCGAGTTGAACCTCGCTGACAATGCTTTCACTGGTGGCATACCGCCAGAATTCGGTGAGCTCGCAGTGCTCAACTACCTTGACCTCTCCGGAAATCTCCTCACCGGAGAGATTCCGATCCAATTGCAGAACTTGAAGCTCAACGAGTTCAACTTTTCGAACAATCACCTCTCTGGTCCTCTCCCACCTCTTTTTGCCCTGGAAGCAGACAGGAACAGCTTCCTCGGTAACCCAGGACTCTGCAAGGCCTCCTCTGGGCTATGCCCTGTTTCATATGGAAGAAGGTATAGCCATAGCTTCATATGGTTGCTCCGCGGCATCTTTATATCTGCTTCATTGATATTTGTCATCGGAATTGCTTGGTTCTCATGGCGATATCATAAATACACGAAGGAGAATCTGGCATTTGACAAGTCCAAGTGGTCGCTGACTTCATTCCACAAATTGGGATTCAGTGAGTATGAGATCTTGAATTGCCTTGATGAAGATAATGTGATTGGCAGTGGTGGTTCAGGGAAGGTTTACAAGGTTATTCTCAGTAACGGAGAGATTGCTGCTGTGAAGAAGCTGTGGGGCTCTTCAAAGAAGGATCTTGAGAATGTAAACCAACCGATTGATGATGGTTTTGAAGCTGAGGTTGCCACGTTGGGGAAGATTAGGCATAAGAACATTGTGAAACTGTGGTGTTGTTGCAGCCACAGGGACTGCAAGCTTCTGGTTTATGAGTACATGCCTAATGGGAGCTTAGGAGACTTGTTGCATAGCAGCAAAGGAGGAATGCTGGACTGGCCGATGCGGTATAAGATTGTGCTTGATGCGGCAGAAGGGCTTGCTTATCTCCACCATGACTGCATGCCCCCAATTGTGCATAGAGATGTGAAATCTAACAACATCCTTTTGGATGGAGAATATGGTGCAAAAGTTGCAGATTTTGGGGTTGCCAAAGTCATGGAGATGATGGAGAAGGAACCAAAATCCATGTCTAGAGTTGCTGGTTCATGTGGATACATTGCACCag AGTATGCTTACACTCTTCGGGTTAACGAGACGAGTGACATATATAGTTTCGGCGTGGTTATTCTTGAACTAGTGACCGGCAAACCCCCTATTGATCCTGAGTTTGGAGAAAAGGACTTGGTGAAGTGGGTATCCAGCACTGTCAGCCAGAAGGGGATCGAGTATGTTATCGATCCCAATCTTGATTCATGTCACAGGGAGGGGATCAGCAAGGTCCTCAGCATTGGCCTTCTTTGTACTAGTTCACTCCCAATTAACCGTCCCTCGATGAGAAAGGTTGTGAAGATGTTGCAGGAAGTTAATGCAAAGAACAAGCCCAAAATCAGAAAGAATGGCAGCAAATCATCTCACTGTTACTTGAAAGATCCCATTGAATTTGGAAGTAACGCTTAA
- the LOC122023509 gene encoding rac-like GTP-binding protein 7, with protein sequence MSAARFIKCVTVGDGAVGKTCMLISYTSNTFPTDYVPTVFDNFSANVIVDGSTVNLGLWDTAGQEDYNRLRPLSYRGADVFLLAFSLISKASYENIYKKWVPELRHYAPTVPIVLVGTKLDLREDKQYFLDHPGATPITTAQGEELKKMIGAAVYIECSSKTQQNVKAVFDAAIKVVLCPPKLKKKSRKQRKCLIL encoded by the exons ATGAGCGCCGCGAGGTTCATCAAGTGTGTGACCGTCGGCGACGGAGCCGTGGGGAAGACGTGCATGCTCATCTCCTACACCAGCAATACTTTTCCGACG GATTACGTGCCGACGGTGTTCGACAATTTCAGCGCCAATGTGATCGTAGACGGGAGCACGGTCAACCTCGGGCTTTGGGACACAGCAG GGCAAGAGGACTACAACAGGCTCAGACCCCTGAGTTACAGAGGAGCCGATGTGTTTCTGCTGGCATTTTCTCTCATCAGTAAAGCAAGCTACGAGAACATTTACAAGAAG TGGGTTCCAGAGCTGAGGCACTATGCTCCGACTGTGCCAATTGTTCTTGTGGGAACAAAACTCG ATTTACGCGAAGACAAGCAATATTTCCTTGATCATCCTGGAGCAACTCCGATCACTACTGCACAGGGAGAAGAGTTGAAGAAGATGATCGGCGCAGCTGTCTACATCGAGTGCAGTTCTAAAACTCAGCAG AATGTGAAGGCCGTCTTCGATGCTGCGATAAAAGTAGTTCTTTGCCCGCCTAAGCTGAAGAAGAAGAGCCGAAAGCAGAGAAAATGCTTGATCTTGTGA
- the LOC122023914 gene encoding 60S ribosomal protein L18a-like protein codes for MSEEEGRSKGQYGTFQGAPDYAQPAIGFPQPVPPPGLTTSRHAHPPPPQNPGPPYYVQVYQAVPGYAPVEGRPVRLPRLACCGLGIGWLLFILGFFLAAIPWYVGAFIMLCVRVDYREKPGLVACTIAAVLAAIAVIIGATKGADVW; via the exons ATGAGCGAGGAGGAAGGTAGGAGCAAGGGGCAGTATGGCACCTTCCAGGGCGCCCCCGATTACGCCCAGCCGGCGATCGGCTTCCCCCAGCCTGTGCCACCGCCTGGCCTCACAACTTCCCGCCATGCCCATCCGCCGCCGCCCCAGAATCCTGGGCCTCCTTATTACGTCCAAGTCTATCAAGCCGTCCCGG GTTATGCACCTGTTGAAGGAAGACCAGTAAGACTGCCACGTCTCGCCTGCTGCGGTTTAGGCATCGGTTGGCTTCT GTTTATACTTGGTTTTTTCCTAGCTGCCATCCCGTGGTATGTTGGAGCTTTCATTATGCTGTGTGTCAGAGTAGACTATAGAGAGAAACCAGGCTTGGTTGCTTGCACGATTGCA GCTGTTCTCGCTGCAATTGCTGTTATTATTGGCGCGACAAAGGGAGCTGATGTTTGGTGA
- the LOC122023258 gene encoding uncharacterized protein LOC122023258 translates to MKILLNLLPPNVLLSVGNYNNYENAGDLWKKVIAFHEDSTKLQGVEEPKEKSSLVQEENDQSDVGTCSTSEEEKEYEEIWLMLQIVVLYPYSIPARLSDPAWKYGIAVEGHCSTIICVICNKTIRGGGITRLKYHLAGIEGNVEAYTKVSDDVKWQMKQLINSLNKKQEQRKRLRNEIGGSSSASVNDREELVMDIPSSTLGGSSNLNARCSSQSGSKAKPQSFFPPRTTQGAQPMIRSALATKESVHNATMAMARWWYHANISFNAAKSNCYQPMVDAITSIGPGFKAPSYHDLRCNLLREVVHDVNVYLLGIKKEWEVYGCSIMADGWTNQRQEPIINFLMYCPKGTMFLKSINTSGLRKDKDTLLKIFDQVVHEVGVENVVQFITDNDASYKAAGKALQQRCKIFSFN, encoded by the exons ATGAAAATTCTAttgaatttattacctcctaatgttttgttgagtgtaggtaatTACAACAATTATGAGAATGCaggtgatctttggaaaaaggtcaTTGCATTCCATGAAGATTCTACAAaactccaaggagtggaggagcccaaggagaagagcTCATTGGTTCAAGAGGAAAATGACCAATCGGATGTTGGCacgtgctcaacatccgaggaggagaaggaatatGAGGAG ATATGGTTGATGCTTCAAATAGTAGTTCTTTATCCATATTCTATTCCTGCAAGATTGAGTGATCCAGCATGGAAATATGGGATAGCAGTGGAAGGACACTGTAGTACTATCATTTGTGTCATTTGCAACAAAACAATCAGAGGAGGAGGTATTACACGCCTCAAATATCATCTAGCTGGAATAGAAGGAAATGTTGAAGCTTATACGAAAGTTTCTGATGATGTGAAGTGGCAAATGAAGCAACTAATTAATAGCTTGAATAAaaaacaagagcaaaggaagCGATTGAGAAATGAAATTGGAGGTTCTAGTAGTGCATCTGTCAATGATCGGGAAGAACTTGTAATGGATATTCCTTCTTCTACTCTTGGAGGAAGTTCTAACCTAAATGCAAGATGTAGCAGTCAAAGTGGATCAAAAGCAAAGCCTCAAAGCTTTTTTCCTCCTAGAACAACACAAGGGGCACAACCTATGATTAGAAGTGCACTTGCCACAAAAGAATCAGTTCATAATGCAACCATGGCTATGGCAAGATGGTGGTATCATGCTAATATTTCATTCAATGCAGCAAAATCAAATTGTTATCAACCAATGGTGGATGCTATCACTTCAATTGGCCCTGGGTTTAAAGCACCATCTTATCATGATTTGAGGTGCAATCTTTTGAGGGAGGTGGTTCATGATGTCAATGTTTATCTCTTAGGGATTAAGAAAGAATGGGAGGTTTATGGATGCTCCATTATGGCTGATGGGTGGACAAATCAAAGGCAAGAGCCAATTATAAACTTCTTAATGTATTGTCCAAAAGGTACCATGTTTCTAAAATCTATTAACACATCAGGCCTTAGGAAGGACAAAGATACTTTACTTAAGATCTTTGATCAAGTTGTTCATGAGGTGGGGGTAGAAAATGTGGTTCAGTTCATTACTGATAATGATGCAAGTTACAAAGCTGCTGGGAAAGCATTACAacaaag ATGCAAGATATTTTCATTTAATTGA